Proteins encoded within one genomic window of Jiangella mangrovi:
- a CDS encoding HAMP domain-containing sensor histidine kinase, translated as MARARLRRPSWRRPGLRNQVVLWFGLLGFALSVLLAVVVWVLLSRFLATEQESTALTETSANATAIQRGLQASEQDIDGLLAGLPAADGRTAALLRWSGDWHATPSGLDPSSVLPDDLLSTVEGGRPAQSRVSVDGTTQLAVALPLSRPDDVYVELYSLSSLNRVLLLLAVSLVAGVVLTTALGLAVGRAAGRRALRPLASVTRSAAAIAGGDLGARLEAGDDPDLMELATSFNRTAEALQRRVEADTRFAADVSHELRTPLTTMLNSMDLLQARRSELPEALREPLELLAGELERFRRLVLDLLEISRDSSSDADDQGAREIVVIGDLVRYAADTAAGRPVTVVDDDVADVLVRADKRRLERVIANLVDNAESHGGGVVAVRVALGAESGSGVRVEVDDGGPGVPADRRERIFERFARDGVSGGRDGRGVGLGLAIVARHVQWHGGTVSVVDRPGGGARFVVDLPVVRSSSAGWRP; from the coding sequence ATGGCGCGGGCCCGGCTGCGGAGGCCGTCGTGGCGGCGACCGGGACTGCGCAACCAGGTGGTGCTCTGGTTCGGGCTGCTCGGCTTCGCGCTGTCGGTGCTGTTGGCGGTGGTCGTGTGGGTGCTGCTGAGCCGGTTCCTGGCGACGGAGCAGGAGTCGACGGCGCTCACCGAGACCTCGGCCAACGCGACGGCGATCCAGCGCGGCCTGCAGGCCAGCGAGCAGGACATCGACGGGCTGCTGGCCGGGCTGCCCGCGGCCGACGGCCGGACGGCGGCGCTGCTGCGCTGGTCGGGTGACTGGCATGCGACGCCGTCGGGCCTGGACCCGTCGTCGGTGCTGCCGGACGACCTGCTGTCGACGGTGGAGGGCGGGCGTCCGGCGCAGTCGCGTGTCTCCGTCGACGGGACGACCCAGCTGGCGGTGGCGCTGCCGCTGAGCCGCCCCGACGACGTGTACGTCGAGCTGTACTCGCTGTCATCGTTGAACCGGGTGCTGCTCCTGCTGGCGGTGAGCCTGGTCGCGGGGGTCGTGCTGACGACGGCGCTCGGGCTGGCGGTCGGGCGGGCGGCCGGACGGCGGGCGCTGCGGCCCCTCGCGTCGGTCACGCGGTCGGCGGCGGCGATCGCGGGCGGTGACCTGGGCGCCAGGTTGGAGGCCGGCGACGACCCGGACCTCATGGAGCTGGCCACGTCGTTCAACCGCACCGCCGAGGCCCTGCAGCGCCGCGTCGAGGCCGACACCCGCTTCGCTGCCGACGTCTCGCACGAGCTGCGCACTCCCCTGACGACCATGCTCAACTCGATGGACCTGCTGCAGGCCCGGCGTTCGGAGCTGCCCGAGGCGTTGCGCGAGCCGCTGGAGCTGCTGGCCGGCGAGCTGGAACGGTTCCGGCGGCTGGTGCTCGACCTCCTGGAGATCTCGCGCGACTCCTCGTCCGACGCCGACGACCAGGGCGCCCGCGAGATCGTCGTCATCGGCGACCTGGTGCGGTACGCCGCCGACACGGCGGCCGGCCGGCCCGTCACCGTCGTCGACGACGATGTGGCCGACGTGCTCGTGCGGGCGGACAAGCGGCGGCTCGAGCGGGTCATCGCGAACCTCGTCGACAACGCCGAGTCGCACGGCGGCGGCGTGGTCGCTGTCCGGGTCGCACTCGGCGCCGAGTCGGGGTCCGGTGTGCGGGTCGAGGTCGACGACGGCGGCCCCGGCGTCCCGGCCGACCGTCGGGAGCGGATCTTCGAGCGCTTCGCCCGCGACGGCGTCAGCGGCGGCCGCGACGGGCGCGGCGTGGGCCTCGGCCTGGCGATCGTCGCCCGCCACGTCCAATGGCACGGCGGCACCGTCTCGGTGGTCGACCGCCCCGGCGGCGGCGCCCGCTTCGTCGTCGACCTCCCCGTGGTCCGCTCCTCCTCCGCCGGCTGGCGCCCCTGA
- the chvE gene encoding multiple monosaccharide ABC transporter substrate-binding protein — MIGGAVLALSVAACGGEGAGGDTEESAAPEDLTIGVSMPTQTSERWIADGDAVEEQLEELGYQVDLQYANDDIPTQSQQVDQMITQGADVLIIAAIDGTALSSQLQAAADADIPVIAYDRLIRDSENVDFYVSFDNYRVGVAQAEALLTGLGLQTADGAPGEATGPFNVELFAGSLDDNNAHFFFDGAMDTLQPFIDDGSLVVKSAQTGIEQVAILRWQQETAQRRMEDLLTSSYNDGSRVDGVLSPYDGLSRGIITALQNAGYGAAASPMAVVTGQDAEIASVKLIDDGVQNSTIFKDTRLLAEQAVVAAEAFLAGEEPEANDTETYDNGVKVVPSFLLPVETVYADDIQTALVDSGYYTAEEVAAGQTDS, encoded by the coding sequence ATGATCGGCGGCGCCGTGCTGGCCCTCTCGGTGGCGGCGTGCGGCGGCGAGGGGGCGGGCGGAGACACCGAGGAGTCCGCCGCGCCCGAGGACCTCACCATCGGGGTCTCGATGCCCACGCAGACCTCGGAGCGGTGGATCGCCGACGGCGACGCCGTGGAGGAGCAGCTCGAGGAGCTCGGCTACCAGGTCGACCTGCAGTACGCCAACGACGACATCCCCACGCAGTCGCAGCAGGTGGACCAGATGATCACGCAGGGCGCGGACGTCCTGATCATCGCCGCCATCGACGGCACGGCGCTGAGCAGCCAGCTGCAAGCGGCCGCCGACGCGGACATCCCCGTCATCGCCTACGACCGGCTGATCCGCGACAGCGAGAACGTCGACTTCTACGTCAGCTTCGACAACTACCGGGTCGGCGTCGCCCAGGCCGAGGCGCTGCTCACCGGGCTGGGCCTGCAGACCGCCGACGGCGCGCCGGGCGAGGCCACCGGCCCCTTCAACGTGGAATTGTTCGCCGGCTCGCTCGACGACAACAACGCGCATTTCTTCTTCGACGGCGCGATGGACACGCTGCAGCCGTTCATCGACGACGGTTCGCTCGTGGTCAAGTCCGCTCAGACCGGCATCGAGCAGGTCGCGATCCTGCGCTGGCAGCAGGAGACCGCGCAGCGGCGCATGGAGGACCTGCTGACGTCGAGCTACAACGACGGCTCGCGCGTCGACGGCGTGCTGTCGCCGTACGACGGCCTCTCGCGCGGCATCATCACCGCCCTGCAGAACGCCGGCTACGGCGCCGCGGCCAGCCCCATGGCGGTCGTGACCGGACAGGACGCCGAGATCGCGTCGGTGAAGCTGATCGACGACGGTGTGCAGAACTCCACGATCTTCAAGGACACCCGGCTACTGGCCGAGCAGGCTGTCGTCGCCGCCGAGGCGTTCCTGGCCGGCGAGGAGCCCGAGGCCAACGACACCGAGACCTACGACAACGGCGTCAAGGTGGTCCCGTCGTTCCTGCTGCCGGTCGAGACCGTGTACGCGGACGACATCCAGACAGCACTCGTCGACTCGGGGTACTACACGGCTGAGGAAGTGGCCGCCGGCCAGACCGACAGCTGA
- the mmsB gene encoding multiple monosaccharide ABC transporter permease produces the protein MTSTQRPPAEDRGERSGSESAQAAALHTGTSNLRTLVTRNMRQSGIYVAFVVIVALFAILTDGVLLSPGNITNIVLQYSYILVLAIGMVIVIIAGHIDLSVGSVVALTGAVSAVIVIQQGYAWWAGIVVALLVGVAVGAWQGFWVAYVGIPAFIVTLAGMLLFRGLTLQVLDNISLSPFPSEYQRVANGFLNGLLGGQGYDAFTLFIGAFAVAGYAISGFRTRVARIRYRQPVESFPLFVARVLAVGAVVMSFAWQLAHARGLPIVLIILGVLVITYAVVTKQTVFGRQVYAIGGNLSAALLSGVRVRTVNFWIFVNMGFLSAVAGVIYSSRSNGAQPAAGTMFELDAIAAAFIGGAAVTGGVGTVVGAMVGGLIMAVMSNGMQLMGVDQSVQSVVKGLVLMLAVAFDIWNKRRGGAVR, from the coding sequence ATGACCAGCACACAGCGACCGCCGGCCGAGGATCGCGGGGAGCGCTCCGGGTCGGAGAGCGCCCAGGCCGCTGCCCTGCACACCGGGACCAGCAACCTGCGCACGCTGGTGACCCGCAACATGCGCCAGAGCGGCATCTACGTGGCGTTCGTGGTGATCGTGGCGCTGTTCGCGATCCTGACCGACGGCGTGCTGCTGAGCCCGGGCAACATCACGAACATCGTCCTGCAGTACTCCTACATCCTGGTGCTGGCCATCGGGATGGTCATCGTCATCATCGCCGGGCACATCGACCTGTCCGTCGGTTCGGTCGTCGCCCTGACGGGTGCGGTGTCGGCCGTCATCGTGATCCAGCAGGGCTACGCGTGGTGGGCCGGCATCGTCGTCGCCCTGCTGGTGGGTGTCGCCGTCGGCGCCTGGCAGGGGTTCTGGGTGGCCTACGTCGGCATCCCGGCCTTCATCGTGACACTGGCCGGCATGCTGCTGTTCCGCGGCCTCACGCTGCAGGTACTCGACAACATCTCGCTGTCGCCGTTCCCCTCGGAGTACCAGCGGGTCGCCAACGGCTTCCTCAACGGGCTGCTCGGCGGGCAGGGCTACGACGCGTTCACGCTGTTCATCGGCGCGTTCGCGGTGGCGGGCTACGCGATCAGCGGGTTCCGGACCCGGGTCGCTCGCATCCGCTACCGCCAGCCGGTGGAGTCGTTCCCGCTGTTCGTGGCGCGCGTGCTCGCCGTCGGCGCCGTCGTCATGTCCTTCGCCTGGCAGCTCGCGCACGCCCGCGGCCTGCCGATCGTGCTGATCATCCTCGGCGTGCTGGTCATCACCTACGCCGTCGTCACGAAGCAGACGGTGTTCGGCCGTCAGGTCTACGCGATCGGCGGCAACCTGTCCGCGGCGCTGCTGTCCGGCGTGCGGGTGCGGACGGTGAACTTCTGGATCTTCGTCAACATGGGCTTCCTGTCCGCCGTCGCCGGCGTCATCTACTCCTCGCGGTCCAACGGGGCGCAACCCGCGGCCGGCACGATGTTCGAGCTCGACGCGATCGCGGCCGCGTTCATCGGCGGGGCGGCGGTGACGGGCGGGGTCGGCACCGTCGTCGGCGCCATGGTCGGCGGCCTGATCATGGCCGTCATGAGCAACGGCATGCAGCTCATGGGCGTCGACCAGTCCGTGCAGTCGGTGGTGAAGGGTCTGGTCCTCATGCTGGCGGTCGCCTTCGACATCTGGAACAAGCGGCGCGGCGGCGCGGTTCGGTAA
- a CDS encoding ABC transporter ATP-binding protein, translating into MALLEVEDLRVSFDTPDGVVRAVRGLSFTLAAGSTLGLVGESGSGKSVAVQTLTRLTRGATVEGSVRLDGVDLLTAGEEELREVRGARIGMIFQDPLSSLHPYHRVGWQIEEIIRAHEPSTTRAQASGRAAELLDLVGIPQARARLDDYPHQFSGGMRQRVMIAMAMALSPQVLIADEPTTALDVTVQAQVLDVMRRLQEDFGTAIIMVTHDLGVVAELADDVVVMYAGAAMERAPRRELFYRYHHPYTEGLLTSLPVRGEAKGRLRPIPGTPPSLIGLPPGCPFAPRCRYAFDRCWVEAPPLAGVLHDPRHLSACWLPVDRPRRESLEHPEEAA; encoded by the coding sequence ATGGCGCTGCTGGAGGTCGAGGATCTCCGGGTCTCCTTCGACACCCCGGACGGCGTGGTCCGCGCCGTCCGGGGCCTGTCCTTCACGTTGGCCGCGGGGTCGACGCTGGGACTGGTGGGGGAGTCCGGCTCGGGCAAGTCGGTCGCCGTCCAGACGCTCACCCGTCTGACGCGCGGCGCCACCGTCGAGGGCAGCGTGAGGCTCGACGGCGTCGACCTGCTGACGGCGGGCGAGGAGGAGCTGCGGGAAGTCCGCGGCGCCCGCATCGGGATGATCTTCCAGGACCCGCTGTCGAGCCTGCACCCGTACCACCGGGTCGGCTGGCAGATCGAGGAGATCATCCGGGCGCACGAGCCGTCGACGACCCGCGCACAGGCGTCCGGCCGCGCCGCCGAACTGCTGGACCTGGTCGGCATCCCGCAGGCCCGGGCGCGGCTGGACGACTACCCGCACCAGTTCTCCGGCGGCATGCGCCAGCGCGTGATGATCGCGATGGCGATGGCGCTCTCGCCGCAGGTGCTGATCGCCGACGAGCCGACGACGGCGCTCGACGTCACCGTCCAGGCGCAGGTGCTCGACGTGATGCGCCGGCTGCAGGAGGACTTCGGGACGGCGATCATCATGGTGACCCACGACCTCGGCGTGGTCGCGGAGCTCGCCGACGACGTCGTCGTCATGTACGCCGGCGCGGCCATGGAGCGGGCGCCGCGGCGCGAGCTGTTCTACCGCTACCACCACCCGTACACCGAGGGCCTGCTGACGTCGCTGCCGGTGCGCGGCGAGGCGAAGGGGCGGCTGCGGCCGATCCCCGGCACCCCGCCGAGCCTCATCGGCCTGCCGCCGGGCTGCCCGTTCGCGCCGCGCTGCCGGTACGCCTTCGACCGCTGCTGGGTGGAGGCTCCGCCGCTGGCCGGGGTGCTCCACGACCCCCGGCACCTGTCGGCCTGCTGGCTGCCGGTGGACCGGCCTCGCCGCGAGTCGCTCGAGCACCCGGAGGAGGCGGCGTGA
- a CDS encoding response regulator transcription factor: protein MTRSVLLVEDDQRVRRALRLALEDEGYQVREAGSGRDGLAELSRNPPDVVLLDLMLPDLDGFAVCHQIRHTSAIPVIMVTARTDSHDVVAGLEAGADDYVTKPLVAKELSARIRALLRRTDNAPGGAPRRLTSGDLSIGVDEGVVTRDGSPVALTETEFKLLAELALAGGKVRSREQLLERVWGYGYFGDSRIVDVHVRRLRTKVERDPANPSHVVTVRGLGYRLVP, encoded by the coding sequence GTGACGCGCAGCGTGCTGCTCGTCGAGGACGACCAGCGGGTGCGCAGGGCACTGCGGCTGGCGCTCGAGGACGAGGGCTACCAGGTCCGCGAGGCCGGATCCGGACGCGACGGACTGGCCGAGCTGAGCCGCAACCCGCCCGACGTCGTGCTCCTCGACCTCATGCTCCCCGACCTCGACGGGTTCGCCGTCTGCCACCAGATCCGGCACACCAGCGCGATCCCCGTCATCATGGTCACCGCCCGCACCGACAGTCACGACGTCGTCGCCGGGCTCGAGGCGGGCGCCGACGACTACGTCACCAAGCCGCTGGTCGCGAAGGAGCTGTCGGCGCGCATCCGGGCGCTGCTGCGGCGCACCGACAACGCCCCGGGCGGCGCGCCCCGGCGGCTGACGTCCGGCGACCTGTCGATCGGGGTCGACGAGGGCGTGGTGACCCGGGACGGTTCGCCGGTGGCGCTCACCGAGACGGAGTTCAAGCTGCTGGCCGAGCTGGCCCTGGCCGGCGGCAAGGTGCGCAGCCGCGAGCAGCTGCTGGAACGGGTCTGGGGCTACGGCTACTTCGGCGACAGCCGCATCGTCGACGTGCACGTCCGGCGGCTGCGGACCAAGGTCGAGCGCGACCCGGCCAACCCGTCGCACGTCGTGACGGTGCGCGGCCTGGGCTATCGACTGGTGCCGTGA
- a CDS encoding ABC transporter ATP-binding protein, translating into MDTDTGPLLRVEGLVKEFPAGASALTGRPGGVIHAVDGVSLEVAPGETLGLVGETGCGKSTLARCVARLLEPSGGRVVFDGADITHLSGARMRPLRRNLQMIFQDPFGSLNPRRRVGAIIGDPFAIHGLADRRERRRRVQELMELVGLNPEHYNRFPAEFSGGQRQRIGIARALALRPRLLICDEPVSALDVSIQGQIINLLADLRADFGLTYVFISHDLSVVRHVSDRIAVMYLGKIVEVAPVDVLFERPRHPYTRALLSAAPVADPDAADSRRRVILGGDVPSPVAPPSGCRFHPRCPKAQEDCALTEPPLLPVLGDPAVHATACWHPLSAGEDLTVTPSAPRSVA; encoded by the coding sequence ATGGACACCGACACCGGGCCGCTGCTGCGGGTCGAGGGGCTGGTCAAAGAGTTCCCCGCCGGGGCGTCCGCGCTCACGGGACGTCCCGGCGGGGTCATCCACGCGGTCGACGGCGTCAGCCTCGAGGTCGCGCCCGGCGAGACCCTGGGGCTGGTCGGCGAGACCGGGTGCGGCAAGTCGACGCTGGCCCGCTGCGTGGCCCGGCTGCTGGAACCGTCCGGCGGCCGGGTCGTCTTCGACGGCGCGGACATCACCCACCTGTCCGGCGCGCGGATGCGGCCGCTGCGCCGGAACCTGCAGATGATCTTCCAGGACCCGTTCGGCTCGCTGAACCCGCGCCGCCGGGTGGGCGCGATCATCGGCGACCCGTTCGCGATCCACGGGCTCGCCGACCGCCGCGAACGCCGTCGCCGGGTCCAGGAGCTGATGGAGCTGGTCGGGCTGAACCCGGAGCACTACAACCGGTTCCCGGCCGAGTTCTCCGGTGGCCAGCGCCAGCGCATCGGGATCGCCCGGGCACTGGCGCTGCGGCCGCGCCTGCTGATCTGCGACGAGCCGGTGTCGGCGCTGGACGTGTCGATCCAGGGGCAGATCATCAACCTGCTCGCCGACCTGCGGGCGGACTTCGGGCTGACCTACGTGTTCATCTCGCACGACCTCTCGGTGGTGCGGCACGTCAGCGACCGGATCGCCGTCATGTACCTCGGCAAGATCGTCGAGGTGGCGCCGGTCGACGTGCTGTTCGAGCGGCCGCGGCACCCGTACACGCGGGCGCTGCTGTCGGCCGCGCCCGTCGCCGACCCGGACGCCGCCGACAGCCGCCGCCGGGTGATCCTCGGCGGCGACGTGCCCTCGCCGGTCGCGCCGCCCTCGGGCTGCCGGTTCCACCCGCGCTGCCCGAAGGCGCAGGAGGACTGCGCGCTCACCGAACCGCCGCTGCTGCCGGTGCTCGGCGACCCGGCTGTCCACGCCACGGCGTGCTGGCACCCGCTGAGCGCCGGCGAGGACCTGACGGTGACGCCGTCGGCACCCCGGAGTGTGGCGTGA
- the mmsA gene encoding multiple monosaccharide ABC transporter ATP-binding protein: MDDTILEMRGITKTFPGVTALENVSLEVRRGEIHAICGENGAGKSTLMQVLSGVHPAGSYDGEIVFDGAPGRFHGIRDSEAVGVVIIHQELALVPYLSVAENIFLGNERRGRAGLIDWNRANAEAAELLASVGLDENPVTPVAQLGVGKQQLVEIAKALSKEVRLLILDEPTAALNDTDSAHLLDLLRRLRERGITCILISHKLGEVTAIADAITVLRDGRTVETLRPGVDDAGEVSQERIIRGMVGRDLESFYPDRESHPGDEVLRIEDWTVWHPTQDRKVVDGVSLTVRAREVVGIAGLMGAGRTELAMSVFGRSYGRDIGGRLFVRGREVRARSVSEAIDNGIAYATEDRKRYGLNLIEDVRRNISAAALRKLASRGWVDGNEEIRVAEESRSYLGIRTTSVMTAVGKLSGGNQQKVVLAKWLFADPDVLILDEPTRGIDVGAKYEIYTIINRLVAAGKGVLVISSELPELLGVCDRVYTLAAGRITGEVPIAEATQENLMALMTQDRERAA, from the coding sequence ATGGACGACACCATCCTCGAGATGCGCGGCATCACCAAGACCTTCCCGGGCGTGACGGCGCTCGAGAACGTCTCTCTGGAGGTGCGGCGCGGCGAGATCCACGCGATCTGCGGCGAGAACGGCGCCGGCAAGTCGACGCTCATGCAGGTCCTGTCCGGCGTGCACCCGGCCGGTTCCTACGACGGCGAGATCGTGTTCGACGGGGCGCCCGGGCGGTTCCACGGCATCCGCGACAGCGAGGCCGTCGGCGTCGTGATCATCCACCAGGAGCTCGCGCTGGTGCCGTATCTGTCGGTGGCCGAGAACATCTTCCTCGGCAACGAGCGACGCGGCCGCGCCGGACTGATCGACTGGAACCGCGCCAACGCCGAGGCGGCCGAGCTGCTGGCCTCGGTGGGGCTGGACGAGAACCCCGTCACGCCGGTCGCCCAGCTCGGTGTCGGCAAGCAGCAGCTGGTCGAGATCGCCAAGGCGCTGTCCAAGGAGGTGCGGCTGCTCATCCTCGACGAGCCGACCGCGGCGCTGAATGACACCGACTCGGCACACCTGCTGGACCTGCTGCGGCGGCTGCGCGAGCGGGGGATCACGTGCATCCTCATCTCGCACAAGCTGGGCGAGGTGACGGCGATCGCCGACGCCATCACCGTCCTGCGTGACGGCCGCACCGTCGAGACGCTGCGCCCGGGTGTCGACGACGCCGGCGAGGTCAGCCAGGAGCGGATCATCCGCGGCATGGTCGGGCGCGACCTCGAGAGCTTCTACCCCGACCGCGAGAGCCACCCCGGCGACGAGGTGCTGCGGATCGAGGACTGGACCGTCTGGCACCCGACCCAGGATCGCAAGGTCGTCGACGGCGTCAGCCTGACGGTCCGCGCGCGCGAGGTCGTCGGCATCGCCGGGCTCATGGGCGCCGGGCGCACCGAGCTCGCCATGAGCGTCTTCGGCCGCTCCTACGGCCGTGACATCGGCGGCCGGCTGTTCGTGCGCGGCCGCGAGGTGCGGGCGCGGTCGGTGTCCGAGGCGATCGACAACGGCATCGCCTACGCCACCGAGGACCGAAAGCGCTACGGCCTCAACCTCATCGAGGACGTGCGCCGCAACATCTCCGCGGCCGCGCTGCGCAAGCTGGCCAGCCGGGGCTGGGTCGACGGCAACGAGGAGATCCGCGTCGCCGAGGAGAGCCGCAGCTACCTGGGCATCCGCACGACCAGCGTGATGACCGCCGTCGGCAAGCTGTCCGGCGGCAACCAGCAGAAGGTCGTGCTGGCGAAGTGGCTGTTCGCCGACCCCGACGTGCTGATCCTCGACGAGCCCACCCGCGGCATCGACGTCGGCGCCAAGTACGAGATCTACACGATCATCAACCGGCTCGTGGCCGCCGGGAAGGGCGTCCTCGTCATCTCGTCCGAGCTGCCGGAGCTGCTCGGCGTCTGCGACCGGGTCTACACGCTCGCGGCCGGCCGGATCACCGGCGAGGTGCCGATCGCCGAGGCGACCCAGGAGAACCTCATGGCACTCATGACCCAGGACAGGGAGCGGGCCGCATGA
- a CDS encoding ABC transporter substrate-binding protein, producing the protein MRHARTRWAAAIGAVGILALAGCGGNGGNTAGSSTSDAVKGGTLNILGAGDVDYMDPNVSYYSVGYLNLRLWSRQLFTYPADENKATEAVPDLATDIPTKDNGGVSDDGLTYTITMRDDARWNTSPARPVTAADLVRGVKRTCNPVQPFGGTPDFADLIVGYQDFCAGFANVPQDAKSIANYIENTDLPGVVATDDTTVTFTLTHPATYFVDMLTLPAFSPAPKEVLNYLPGSTELGQHEISDGPYQVESWEPTKSITYVRNTAWAPDSDPVRKAYVDKIVVDETVSQDSIQQQLQTGTDAADMQFDVQVPPSQLAGLMSADDPNLDLGDTSSTNPYIVFNTASPNNDSALSKPEVRQALEYAINRDDIIQVLGGPKVTPPLTHVLPKEINGSEDSDMYEYDPDKAKQLLADAGYPDGLTLTFLYRNASEGSSKTFQTVQQDLTKAGITIKGLPSPNADFYTKYVQVPSVAQSGTWDLALAGWGPDWYGDAALSFFKPLFSGPPSFPPAGSNFGLYENPDLDALIQQASEAATADDAAKLWSQADQLVMKDAVFFPITDPFNANYHASQVNNAVYIPAFQNFDPANVWLSKGHQGG; encoded by the coding sequence ATGAGGCACGCCAGAACTCGCTGGGCCGCGGCGATCGGAGCGGTCGGCATCCTCGCCCTCGCGGGGTGCGGGGGAAACGGCGGCAACACCGCCGGGAGCTCGACGAGCGACGCCGTCAAGGGCGGAACGCTCAACATTCTGGGCGCGGGCGACGTGGACTACATGGACCCGAACGTCAGCTACTACTCCGTCGGCTACCTGAACCTGCGGCTGTGGAGCCGCCAGCTGTTCACCTATCCGGCCGACGAGAACAAGGCCACGGAGGCCGTCCCGGACCTCGCCACCGACATCCCCACGAAGGACAACGGCGGCGTGAGCGACGACGGCCTCACCTACACGATCACGATGCGCGACGACGCCCGCTGGAACACCAGCCCGGCCCGGCCGGTGACGGCGGCCGACCTCGTCCGCGGCGTCAAGCGCACCTGCAACCCGGTGCAGCCGTTCGGCGGCACGCCGGACTTCGCCGACCTCATCGTCGGCTACCAGGACTTCTGCGCCGGGTTCGCGAACGTGCCCCAGGACGCCAAGTCGATCGCGAACTACATCGAGAACACCGACCTGCCCGGCGTCGTCGCGACCGACGACACCACGGTCACGTTCACGCTGACCCACCCGGCGACCTACTTCGTCGACATGCTGACGCTGCCGGCGTTCTCGCCCGCGCCGAAGGAGGTGCTGAACTACCTGCCCGGCAGCACCGAGCTCGGTCAGCACGAGATCTCCGACGGGCCCTACCAGGTCGAGTCGTGGGAGCCGACGAAGTCGATCACCTACGTCCGCAACACCGCCTGGGCGCCGGACTCCGACCCGGTCCGCAAGGCCTACGTCGACAAGATCGTCGTCGACGAGACCGTGAGTCAGGACTCCATCCAGCAGCAGCTCCAGACCGGCACCGACGCCGCCGACATGCAGTTCGACGTGCAGGTGCCGCCGTCGCAACTGGCCGGGCTGATGAGCGCCGACGACCCCAACCTGGACCTGGGCGACACGTCGTCGACGAACCCGTACATCGTCTTCAACACGGCCTCGCCGAACAACGACAGCGCGCTGAGCAAGCCCGAGGTCCGGCAGGCCCTGGAGTACGCGATCAACCGCGACGACATCATCCAGGTGCTGGGCGGCCCCAAGGTCACGCCGCCGCTGACCCACGTCCTCCCCAAGGAGATCAACGGCTCCGAGGACTCCGACATGTACGAGTACGACCCCGACAAGGCCAAGCAGCTGCTGGCCGACGCCGGGTACCCGGACGGGCTGACGCTGACGTTCCTGTACCGCAACGCGTCCGAGGGCAGCAGCAAGACGTTCCAGACCGTGCAGCAGGACCTCACGAAGGCCGGCATCACGATCAAGGGGCTGCCGTCGCCGAACGCGGACTTCTACACCAAGTACGTGCAGGTCCCGTCGGTCGCCCAGAGCGGCACCTGGGACCTGGCGCTGGCCGGCTGGGGCCCGGACTGGTACGGCGACGCGGCGCTGTCGTTCTTCAAGCCGCTGTTCTCCGGCCCGCCGTCGTTCCCGCCCGCGGGCAGCAACTTCGGCCTCTACGAGAACCCCGACCTCGACGCGCTGATCCAGCAGGCGTCCGAGGCGGCGACGGCGGACGACGCGGCCAAGCTCTGGTCGCAGGCGGACCAGCTGGTCATGAAGGACGCCGTGTTCTTCCCGATCACCGACCCGTTCAACGCCAACTACCACGCCTCGCAGGTCAACAACGCCGTCTATATCCCGGCGTTCCAGAACTTCGACCCCGCGAACGTGTGGCTGAGCAAGGGCCACCAGGGCGGCTGA